One window from the genome of Nitrosospira multiformis encodes:
- a CDS encoding cupin domain-containing protein → MASLLWMGWITGAPDARAGVTSTGITLTPVTSQVLPDDPKTTLTTVVVNLAPEAKTGSHRHGGMVFVYVLEGTVRSQLNSGEIIEFHPGQSWSEPPGTVHSFMENPSRTVPARLLATLITPTGEQLTTYD, encoded by the coding sequence ATGGCGAGTTTGCTATGGATGGGATGGATAACCGGTGCGCCCGACGCGCGGGCCGGCGTAACATCAACCGGGATAACCCTTACACCCGTCACGTCGCAGGTTCTTCCGGATGATCCCAAAACTACTCTGACAACAGTTGTAGTGAACCTCGCACCCGAGGCTAAAACCGGCAGCCATCGCCATGGAGGCATGGTGTTTGTCTATGTGCTCGAGGGTACGGTTCGTTCGCAGCTTAACAGCGGCGAAATAATCGAATTTCATCCCGGACAAAGTTGGAGTGAACCACCCGGAACGGTGCACTCGTTCATGGAGAATCCCAGTCGGACCGTACCAGCGCGCCTTCTAGCCACGCTTATCACCCCGACGGGCGAGCAACTAACCACCTACGACTAG
- a CDS encoding GGDEF domain-containing protein — MLRIIPPRPGWVPAWDIPKVQPHQAGDMVLCEVARRVTEMLRPYDSFGGYGGEELLIVLPECDATDALTIAERVRSGIADQPITTKFGLIPTSISLGVAMADKETLLFDELIRRADDALYQAKKEGRNRVVFVSANLRGEVT; from the coding sequence ATGCTTAGAATCATACCCCCGCGTCCCGGTTGGGTGCCTGCCTGGGACATTCCCAAAGTGCAACCCCATCAGGCGGGTGACATGGTGCTATGCGAGGTGGCGCGGCGGGTGACGGAGATGCTCAGGCCTTATGATTCCTTTGGCGGTTATGGCGGAGAAGAATTACTAATTGTGTTGCCCGAATGCGATGCGACTGATGCGTTGACGATAGCAGAGAGGGTGCGATCAGGGATTGCCGATCAACCGATAACGACTAAATTTGGCTTGATACCAACCTCGATAAGCCTGGGGGTGGCAATGGCTGACAAGGAAACTTTACTTTTCGATGAACTCATTCGGCGCGCTGATGATGCACTTTACCAGGCTAAAAAAGAGGGACGCAACCGTGTGGTGTTCGTAAGCGCAAATTTGCGTGGTGAAGTAACCTAA
- a CDS encoding DUF1259 domain-containing protein: protein MPHSLFLQHSILATALIFGLASAHAADTPAVDAVKIEQITGLKGKLSQEENVFKVSKPRTDVKIQIDKWTMVPFMGLTSWAGFTPAQNGQVVMMGDTVLFEDEVNPAISAAFDAGLEITALHNHFFFDQPKVYFMHIGGIGTASQLATGIRKIYDKVTEIRTARPAPATEFPKAIVQESKIAGGPLETILGMKGELNNGMFKFTIGRDATVHGVKVGKEMGVNTWVAFAGSDTQAVVDGDFAVLEDELQPVLKILRAGDINIVAIHQHMTHDRPHYLFIHYWGKGSAEDLARTVKTVLDFQVNFRQ, encoded by the coding sequence ATGCCGCACTCTCTTTTCCTACAACATTCGATACTGGCTACTGCGCTGATCTTTGGTTTGGCAAGCGCTCATGCAGCTGACACACCGGCCGTGGATGCTGTCAAGATTGAACAGATCACAGGCCTCAAAGGTAAGTTATCTCAAGAAGAAAATGTCTTCAAGGTCTCCAAGCCGCGTACCGACGTCAAAATCCAAATCGATAAGTGGACGATGGTGCCCTTCATGGGATTGACTTCCTGGGCCGGGTTTACACCTGCCCAAAATGGGCAAGTCGTGATGATGGGCGACACGGTACTGTTCGAGGATGAAGTAAACCCGGCCATAAGTGCTGCATTCGATGCCGGCCTGGAAATCACGGCCCTGCACAACCACTTTTTCTTTGACCAACCGAAAGTGTATTTCATGCACATCGGCGGTATAGGCACTGCGTCGCAACTCGCCACCGGCATCAGGAAAATTTATGACAAAGTGACTGAAATCAGGACAGCAAGACCCGCCCCTGCGACAGAGTTTCCTAAAGCGATTGTCCAGGAAAGTAAGATTGCTGGAGGGCCATTAGAAACAATCCTTGGCATGAAAGGAGAGCTGAACAACGGCATGTTCAAGTTCACGATAGGCCGTGACGCTACCGTACATGGCGTAAAGGTCGGTAAGGAAATGGGAGTAAATACCTGGGTGGCATTTGCTGGCTCTGATACCCAGGCCGTGGTCGATGGTGATTTCGCAGTACTCGAAGACGAGCTGCAGCCTGTTCTAAAAATCCTCCGGGCGGGTGATATCAACATTGTTGCAATCCACCAGCATATGACACATGACCGGCCCCATTATTTGTTTATACATTATTGGGGCAAGGGCAGCGCAGAAGATTTAGCCAGAACTGTCAAAACCGTCTTGGATTTTCAAGTTAATTTCCGTCAATAG
- the chrA gene encoding chromate efflux transporter → MDVGSNHSKTSQIPKSPTPITLAQAALYWLKLGFISFGGPAGQIAIMHHDLVEEKRWISEKRFLHALNYCMILPGPEAQQLATYIGWLLHRTWGGIIAGGLFVLPSFFILVGLAWVYMAYGSLPAVAGMLYGFKPAVVAIVLFAAYRIGSRVLRNPVTWSIAAAAFFMIFVFKLPFPAIVLAAGLIGFVGRNIFPQYFKPGGGHGSVQKEFGPALIDDDTPTPAHALFSWVKLARITAVGVVLWVAMISALTFRYGWDGTFPQIGWFFTKAALLTFGGAYAVLPYVYQGAVENYQWLSPVQMIDGLALGETTPGPLIMVVTFVGFVGGWTKEVFGPDAIFASAFVASAIATFFTFLPSFIFILLGGPFIETTHGNLKLTAPLTAITAAVVGVIVNLALFFAYHVFWPSGLDQPVDWLPVLITAIALIALFRFKVGVIPVILSCGILGMASNLFH, encoded by the coding sequence ATGGACGTCGGAAGTAACCATAGCAAGACCTCACAAATCCCGAAGTCCCCTACGCCCATCACGCTCGCACAAGCTGCCCTGTATTGGTTAAAGCTTGGATTCATCAGCTTTGGCGGCCCAGCTGGGCAAATCGCAATCATGCATCACGATTTGGTGGAAGAGAAACGCTGGATTTCGGAAAAGCGTTTCTTGCATGCATTGAATTACTGCATGATCCTGCCTGGGCCTGAAGCTCAGCAGCTCGCTACCTACATTGGCTGGCTATTGCATCGTACTTGGGGCGGAATCATAGCAGGCGGATTGTTTGTCCTGCCTTCATTTTTTATTCTGGTAGGGCTTGCATGGGTATATATGGCTTACGGCTCACTCCCAGCAGTGGCGGGCATGCTCTACGGCTTTAAGCCGGCGGTGGTTGCTATTGTCCTGTTCGCTGCTTATCGTATTGGCTCGCGGGTATTACGAAATCCCGTAACCTGGAGCATTGCTGCCGCCGCATTTTTTATGATCTTTGTTTTTAAACTGCCGTTCCCCGCTATCGTACTTGCGGCTGGTCTGATTGGTTTTGTGGGGAGAAACATCTTTCCTCAATACTTCAAGCCAGGCGGGGGACATGGCAGTGTTCAAAAAGAATTCGGTCCCGCTCTCATTGATGACGATACCCCCACGCCCGCCCATGCCTTGTTTAGTTGGGTAAAACTGGCTCGTATCACAGCTGTGGGGGTGGTTCTTTGGGTGGCTATGATAAGTGCGCTGACGTTCCGTTATGGATGGGACGGTACTTTCCCGCAGATCGGCTGGTTCTTCACCAAGGCGGCATTACTCACCTTCGGCGGAGCCTACGCAGTTCTGCCTTATGTTTATCAAGGCGCGGTGGAAAATTACCAATGGTTATCCCCGGTCCAGATGATTGATGGGCTTGCTCTGGGCGAGACCACTCCTGGTCCTCTCATCATGGTGGTCACTTTTGTGGGTTTTGTCGGCGGCTGGACCAAGGAAGTCTTTGGCCCTGATGCCATCTTTGCATCAGCCTTTGTTGCCTCTGCAATCGCCACTTTTTTTACTTTTCTACCCAGTTTTATTTTTATTTTGCTAGGAGGTCCCTTTATCGAAACCACACACGGCAATCTGAAGCTGACAGCACCCCTCACAGCCATTACTGCCGCAGTGGTAGGAGTGATCGTTAACCTTGCCCTGTTCTTCGCCTATCATGTATTCTGGCCTTCGGGCTTGGATCAGCCTGTGGACTGGCTTCCTGTTCTGATTACTGCTATAGCCCTGATTGCCTTATTTCGTTTTAAAGTAGGAGTCATACCCGTTATCCTGAGTTGCGGCATCCTGGGCATGGCATCGAACCTATTTCATTGA
- a CDS encoding DUF4410 domain-containing protein produces the protein MNPLSRVMVCLFAIVAIAGCASSTVKERQEYRGGKIARPDHIIVYNFAATPADVPAESPLAGQNLEHSTSQTANQTATGRRLGAQIAAGLVTKIRAMGLPAQQASTKTSPQVGDLVIRGYLISIEEGSTVKRVSIGLGSGASELKAMAEVYLMTDSGLQKLGSGRVDSTGGKAPGGAMGVAALAATGNPAGLIIGTGMKMYGETTGSSKIEGRAEDMATEIANILKVKFKEQGWI, from the coding sequence ATGAACCCGTTAAGCCGCGTCATGGTTTGTTTGTTTGCTATAGTCGCCATTGCTGGGTGCGCGTCAAGCACCGTCAAGGAACGACAGGAATACCGGGGTGGAAAGATAGCTCGGCCCGATCACATCATCGTATATAACTTCGCAGCCACCCCTGCCGATGTGCCAGCCGAGTCCCCTCTTGCCGGCCAAAATCTTGAACATAGTACGTCACAAACGGCGAACCAGACCGCTACCGGACGTCGACTGGGCGCCCAGATCGCAGCAGGTCTGGTCACGAAAATTCGTGCCATGGGACTGCCAGCGCAGCAGGCTTCGACCAAAACTTCGCCACAAGTTGGCGACCTTGTGATCAGAGGTTATCTCATTTCAATCGAAGAAGGCAGCACTGTCAAACGTGTCTCAATCGGCTTGGGGTCGGGTGCTTCCGAGTTAAAAGCAATGGCGGAGGTCTATCTGATGACAGACAGTGGACTCCAAAAACTGGGTTCCGGCCGTGTAGATTCCACTGGAGGTAAAGCACCGGGAGGAGCGATGGGGGTTGCTGCCCTCGCTGCGACAGGCAATCCAGCCGGTCTCATCATTGGCACGGGCATGAAAATGTACGGGGAGACCACTGGGAGCAGCAAAATCGAAGGCAGGGCCGAGGATATGGCCACGGAAATCGCCAATATCTTAAAGGTAAAGTTCAAAGAACAGGGCTGGATCTAA
- a CDS encoding O-antigen ligase family protein — MSSESETRSPEDWIRQNPVASPRQTPSTFDWRDVLAISALFFFGIALWSRGLSLYAYYLLVLAWLLDGGLGRIRETIKEPLVLAMLTLCMVLALGILWSEYPKLGLKVWNRYFAYLIFIPYLSLLSKTRVSWAISGALIGYFGVLLIGIYQWIVIGAQGIPPLGITYLDFSTMLGIGVILTLYLAGSSNGKKARTWLWLLAVFLLFMQFNQNGRALLIATLVSSVFLLFLLHRKEIKKLLVATAALLVAMVFFAYGSDSFQQRLVQARSDIELSKQGKYDSSLGYRFAIWDVGLYGIGERPVLGHGTGMAAPYFDKTVETYKGGLYKDLPNFLKTYHYHNDWIEIGMQMGALGMLTYAFFLWSWLRTLKAYQLGIPGAAFTCFIILFGLTDVLVIFRQNLYLLLVITAIGVAWQKAYATRFLSE; from the coding sequence ATGAGTTCTGAATCAGAAACCCGCAGTCCGGAAGATTGGATTCGCCAAAACCCCGTCGCCTCACCCAGGCAGACGCCAAGCACTTTCGATTGGCGCGATGTGCTGGCAATATCCGCACTATTTTTTTTCGGTATCGCCTTATGGAGCAGAGGGCTGAGCCTCTATGCCTATTATCTTCTGGTTCTGGCCTGGCTCCTGGACGGCGGCCTGGGCAGAATCAGGGAGACGATTAAAGAACCTCTTGTATTGGCAATGCTTACCCTGTGCATGGTGCTTGCGCTTGGAATTTTATGGAGTGAATATCCTAAACTTGGATTAAAGGTGTGGAATAGATACTTTGCATATTTGATCTTTATTCCCTACTTATCCCTTCTAAGTAAAACACGAGTGTCTTGGGCGATTAGCGGCGCGCTTATCGGTTATTTTGGTGTGCTCCTCATCGGCATATACCAGTGGATAGTTATAGGCGCACAGGGTATTCCCCCTCTTGGAATAACTTACCTGGACTTTTCCACAATGCTCGGGATCGGGGTCATATTGACGCTTTATCTGGCAGGCAGCAGCAACGGTAAAAAAGCAAGAACTTGGTTATGGCTTCTGGCGGTTTTTCTGCTGTTTATGCAGTTTAACCAGAATGGACGTGCACTACTTATCGCCACTCTCGTTTCATCGGTGTTTTTGCTTTTCCTGCTGCACAGAAAAGAAATCAAAAAACTCCTCGTTGCTACGGCAGCATTACTCGTTGCGATGGTATTTTTTGCATACGGCAGCGACAGTTTCCAGCAAAGGCTCGTTCAGGCCAGGAGCGATATTGAATTATCCAAGCAGGGAAAATATGACTCCAGCCTCGGATACCGCTTTGCCATCTGGGACGTCGGCCTGTATGGGATTGGGGAACGACCGGTACTGGGTCATGGCACGGGGATGGCGGCTCCCTACTTTGATAAGACCGTCGAGACCTACAAGGGAGGGCTTTACAAGGATCTACCGAATTTTCTCAAAACCTATCACTACCACAACGACTGGATCGAGATCGGAATGCAGATGGGCGCACTTGGCATGCTGACGTATGCTTTCTTCTTATGGAGCTGGCTTCGAACGCTGAAAGCATACCAGTTAGGCATTCCAGGGGCAGCCTTTACGTGTTTCATCATTCTTTTCGGATTAACGGATGTGCTTGTAATATTCAGACAAAATCTTTATCTGCTTCTTGTCATCACCGCCATTGGGGTCGCGTGGCAGAAAGCATATGCGACACGATTTCTCTCCGAATGA
- a CDS encoding ATP-dependent nuclease, producing MKLVRARIQNFRSIDDSDEFSFDEHITCFVGKNESGKTTLLTALHRLNPIFDDARFDRQKDYPRRHLSDYEERHEGEDAAVVTTWWAIDPAEQQAITDVFGAGALASDKVVVQKDYSNRTRWTVSFDEAAIVQHLIDTSGFHDDEKAQIGTVRTVAELKAQTESLHETSPGRTHCLHRIGRDFPEGSVSQGIVQLLDLPKFMLFSQYQRMQGQVSLEQIRERESSNTLESSDQVFIALCDMASTTVEQVASIQDFESLVSRFEGASNKISAEMFRYWSQNKFLKVIFRLDHALPGDPSPFSSGRIFRTRILNKLHDVTVPFDDRSTGFVWFFSFLALFSQVKKRNQRKIILLLDEPGLSLHGKAQADLLRYFRERLAPDHQVIYTTHSPFMVPADDLPSVRTVEDVVIYHQDEAPEVRGTKVGGDVLSTDPDTLFPLQHALAYEITQALSANEHTLLVTRPSDLLYLRAMSEVLRSHKRTPLDPRWTICPAGGIEKISAFMSLFGGNRLQVAILTDLASDHEKVEDLRRWKILRDGHIFTAGAYAGQREADVEDMLGAGLYAEIVGASFGLKGKQAVAALPAGSRIVTHTTERFRTQPETALNTAPEFDRYVPAVYFTEHQSDIVKKLFGADLKVTLTRFEQLFSDLNALLPETRSAS from the coding sequence ATGAAACTGGTGCGTGCACGAATTCAGAATTTCCGAAGCATTGACGATTCTGATGAGTTCAGTTTTGATGAACATATCACTTGCTTCGTCGGGAAGAATGAATCGGGCAAGACTACTCTGCTGACGGCTCTCCACCGCCTCAATCCAATCTTCGATGATGCCAGATTTGACCGGCAGAAAGACTACCCGCGCCGCCATCTATCAGATTACGAAGAACGCCACGAAGGTGAAGACGCGGCCGTGGTCACGACATGGTGGGCCATCGACCCAGCCGAGCAACAAGCGATCACCGATGTGTTTGGAGCTGGAGCACTGGCGAGCGACAAGGTGGTGGTGCAGAAGGATTACAGCAACCGGACCCGCTGGACGGTGAGCTTCGATGAAGCTGCGATCGTTCAACATCTTATCGATACCAGCGGCTTTCATGATGATGAGAAGGCGCAGATCGGTACGGTCCGCACGGTGGCGGAACTGAAGGCGCAAACGGAATCGCTTCATGAAACATCACCAGGGCGGACACATTGCCTTCATCGAATCGGGCGGGATTTTCCCGAAGGCTCGGTTTCACAGGGCATTGTGCAGCTGCTGGATTTGCCGAAATTCATGCTGTTCTCCCAGTATCAGCGGATGCAAGGTCAAGTGAGCCTTGAGCAGATCCGGGAGAGGGAATCGAGCAATACGCTTGAATCCTCCGACCAGGTGTTCATCGCGCTCTGTGACATGGCCTCCACAACGGTTGAGCAGGTTGCCTCGATCCAGGATTTCGAGAGCCTGGTTTCACGCTTCGAAGGCGCCTCCAACAAGATTTCGGCTGAGATGTTCCGTTATTGGAGCCAGAATAAATTCCTCAAGGTGATTTTCCGGCTCGACCATGCGCTGCCGGGCGACCCGTCTCCCTTCAGCAGCGGTCGCATTTTCCGGACACGCATTTTAAACAAGCTTCATGACGTGACGGTTCCATTCGACGATCGCAGCACGGGTTTCGTGTGGTTTTTCTCGTTTCTCGCGCTGTTCTCACAGGTGAAAAAGCGGAACCAGAGGAAGATAATCCTACTGCTGGATGAACCGGGGCTGAGTTTGCACGGTAAGGCGCAGGCCGACCTGCTGCGATACTTCAGGGAGCGTCTGGCGCCTGACCATCAAGTCATTTACACGACACATTCACCGTTCATGGTGCCGGCCGATGATCTTCCTTCCGTCCGCACCGTGGAGGACGTGGTGATTTATCATCAGGATGAAGCGCCTGAGGTTCGAGGCACCAAAGTGGGCGGCGATGTGCTCAGTACGGACCCGGACACGCTCTTCCCCTTGCAGCATGCGCTGGCCTACGAGATTACCCAAGCCCTTTCCGCCAATGAGCATACGCTGCTGGTGACCAGACCGTCCGACCTGCTTTATTTGAGAGCCATGTCGGAAGTATTGCGCTCGCATAAGCGCACTCCGCTCGACCCGCGCTGGACCATTTGCCCGGCCGGTGGTATCGAGAAAATTAGCGCTTTCATGAGTCTTTTCGGGGGTAATCGATTGCAGGTGGCAATACTGACGGACTTGGCTTCAGACCATGAAAAGGTCGAAGACCTGCGCCGCTGGAAAATTCTGCGTGATGGCCATATTTTCACGGCGGGCGCGTATGCCGGTCAACGCGAGGCGGATGTTGAAGACATGCTCGGCGCGGGGCTTTATGCGGAGATCGTAGGCGCAAGTTTCGGTCTCAAGGGAAAACAGGCCGTCGCCGCCCTGCCCGCCGGATCACGCATTGTAACTCACACGACAGAGCGTTTCCGGACACAGCCAGAAACGGCTCTGAATACGGCTCCGGAATTCGATCGTTACGTGCCCGCCGTCTATTTCACGGAACATCAATCCGACATCGTCAAAAAACTGTTTGGAGCGGATTTAAAAGTGACGCTTACCCGCTTTGAGCAGTTATTCAGCGACTTGAATGCGCTGTTGCCGGAAACTAGATCGGCTTCCTAG
- a CDS encoding type II toxin-antitoxin system RelE/ParE family toxin produces MKRYILSPEAKTDIINIRKYTTRQWGKAQTDKYSSHLRERMRCLADNPMFGKSRDEVKEGYRSFNEGSHIIFYRVAGSVIEIIGILHQNMDIEQNLSSENLIFPDITLDGLEDD; encoded by the coding sequence ATGAAACGCTATATCCTCTCACCAGAAGCAAAAACGGATATTATCAATATACGCAAATATACAACCCGGCAATGGGGCAAAGCCCAGACAGATAAATATAGTTCGCACCTTCGGGAACGGATGCGATGTCTGGCAGACAATCCAATGTTTGGAAAGTCAAGAGATGAAGTAAAGGAAGGTTACCGCAGTTTCAATGAAGGCAGCCACATAATCTTTTACCGGGTGGCGGGAAGTGTAATCGAGATTATCGGTATCCTGCACCAGAACATGGATATTGAACAGAATTTAAGCAGTGAAAATCTCATTTTTCCGGATATTACGCTTGATGGGCTCGAAGATGACTGA
- a CDS encoding type II toxin-antitoxin system Phd/YefM family antitoxin yields MKAIAAKDAKNNFGEMLDTVQREPLSIEKHGRAVAVVMSAQAYRQMKLERLRAKLAIGEGQLDRGEGVDGEIFFAELLNEA; encoded by the coding sequence ATGAAAGCCATAGCCGCTAAAGATGCAAAAAATAATTTTGGGGAAATGCTGGATACTGTGCAACGAGAACCTCTTTCTATTGAAAAACATGGCCGGGCGGTTGCCGTAGTCATGTCAGCGCAAGCGTACCGGCAAATGAAGCTCGAAAGGTTACGGGCAAAGCTCGCCATAGGCGAGGGGCAATTGGATAGAGGGGAAGGGGTGGACGGCGAAATATTTTTTGCCGAGCTGTTAAATGAAGCATGA
- a CDS encoding lysozyme codes for MINPSPTQVRSTIAVMVLAASTLVGIALHEDYKDEAYIPAPGDVPTIGFGTTAGVRMGDRTTPTRSLVRLLDEVEGVYAAGVKKCVTAPLYQHEYEAYVSLAYNIGVGTFCKKAKPGKPPNLIDLINAGNYAEACKRIEAFKYGPGRKVLPGLVKRRAEERAICEGKKSLQSLGGMNSESSG; via the coding sequence ATGATTAATCCGTCTCCCACGCAGGTTCGTTCCACGATTGCGGTCATGGTACTGGCGGCGTCGACCCTCGTCGGGATCGCCTTGCATGAAGACTACAAGGACGAGGCCTATATCCCCGCACCCGGCGATGTGCCCACTATCGGCTTTGGAACGACCGCCGGTGTCAGGATGGGTGACAGAACCACGCCCACACGCTCGCTGGTGCGATTGCTCGACGAAGTCGAGGGCGTCTACGCAGCCGGGGTGAAAAAGTGCGTGACCGCGCCGCTGTATCAGCATGAGTATGAGGCGTATGTGTCGCTCGCCTATAACATCGGCGTCGGCACATTCTGCAAGAAGGCAAAGCCGGGGAAGCCGCCCAATCTGATTGATCTGATCAACGCCGGGAACTATGCGGAAGCCTGCAAGCGCATCGAGGCGTTCAAATACGGACCAGGCAGGAAAGTATTGCCGGGCCTGGTAAAAAGACGAGCGGAGGAACGAGCCATATGCGAGGGGAAAAAATCGCTCCAATCATTGGGTGGCATGAATTCCGAATCCAGTGGCTGA
- a CDS encoding phage adaptor protein, translated as MKPWSDFYDLVMPGLPGCPFVMVDNALRQSAMVFCEQSLAWRFNHPDIPVIAGTAEYAFLPPAGAAVHCVTHAVLNGEEIETHAGESGITVWNWRNQSGTPLYVLGGATAATLVPIPDTAGILTMVVALKPSASSTGIDDALFNEFRESIIHGALAQLMLSPEKPYTNAQLATHHQRQFGISTAAAGMRVARSYTRAPLRTTIMARR; from the coding sequence ATGAAGCCATGGAGTGATTTTTATGACCTGGTCATGCCGGGTCTGCCGGGTTGCCCGTTCGTGATGGTTGATAACGCCCTGCGTCAATCAGCCATGGTGTTTTGCGAACAATCGCTGGCCTGGCGGTTTAATCATCCCGATATCCCGGTAATAGCCGGAACAGCGGAGTACGCCTTCCTTCCACCGGCGGGCGCCGCCGTGCATTGCGTTACCCATGCGGTACTGAATGGAGAGGAAATCGAGACCCATGCGGGAGAATCCGGCATAACCGTCTGGAACTGGCGCAATCAGTCAGGTACGCCGCTCTATGTTCTGGGCGGTGCAACGGCGGCCACACTGGTGCCGATCCCCGATACGGCCGGAATCCTGACTATGGTGGTAGCCCTCAAACCATCCGCAAGCAGCACGGGAATCGACGATGCGTTATTCAATGAATTCCGGGAATCCATTATTCATGGCGCCTTGGCGCAGCTTATGCTTTCGCCTGAAAAGCCCTATACCAATGCGCAACTCGCCACCCACCACCAGCGGCAATTCGGCATCAGCACGGCGGCGGCGGGCATGCGCGTGGCCAGAAGCTACACGCGTGCTCCGCTGCGAACCACGATCATGGCCAGAAGATAA
- a CDS encoding right-handed parallel beta-helix repeat-containing protein, whose product MATYYVDPTAPCNGTGVFALPFNSWSSAWNAAGAGSSDVLLQKQGTTFTGTVGCSKNGANADAPIVVGVYNAITGERVVGVRGAAKINGNGGSIGISLQNCYNILIDGFEIYNCQNYGVYEGHPTGTLDQKADYVTAIQFRNLYVHHIFAYDLAAIWIQGSGVKYNNILIEDCAGDGICHAGSAIGEDITIRRINDTAGGLGDCISHQYCRSNSVWRRCSLDHSNNTQKQPMVLGTGVLITASDIVVEDCEFIGSAEGAGLVSVNFVTGVTIRRNKFTGNKGVYVLGVTSSADIDSNIIIGQGGNTIGIGCTLGATVNARHNTIIGHQRGIELTGTNNMAKNNIVYSTGPSPIIAYTKANNYTNVEGDPALNLFYRPQTPAVKGAGVYLGGKDYYGGDFSNPPNIGAVDELSFATK is encoded by the coding sequence ATGGCCACATATTACGTAGATCCGACTGCTCCATGCAATGGCACGGGTGTTTTCGCCCTACCTTTCAATAGCTGGAGCAGTGCCTGGAACGCGGCAGGTGCGGGTAGCAGCGATGTGCTTTTACAAAAACAGGGCACGACTTTTACCGGCACCGTCGGATGCAGTAAAAATGGCGCAAACGCCGACGCTCCAATTGTTGTTGGCGTTTATAACGCCATTACCGGAGAACGTGTCGTGGGGGTAAGAGGGGCAGCGAAGATCAATGGCAATGGCGGTAGCATCGGCATCAGCCTGCAAAATTGCTACAACATACTGATAGATGGCTTCGAGATTTACAATTGTCAGAACTATGGGGTTTACGAAGGACATCCCACGGGAACCCTGGATCAAAAGGCCGACTATGTGACCGCTATCCAGTTCAGGAATTTATATGTGCATCATATATTTGCATATGATCTGGCCGCAATCTGGATCCAGGGTTCAGGCGTTAAATACAACAATATTCTGATCGAGGATTGTGCCGGTGATGGCATATGCCATGCCGGCAGCGCCATCGGCGAAGACATCACTATCCGGAGGATCAACGATACCGCAGGAGGTCTGGGTGATTGCATATCGCATCAATATTGCAGATCCAATTCCGTATGGCGCAGATGTTCGCTTGATCATTCCAATAATACCCAGAAGCAGCCCATGGTGCTCGGAACTGGCGTTCTGATTACTGCGAGCGACATTGTTGTTGAAGACTGCGAATTTATTGGCAGTGCGGAAGGGGCTGGGCTGGTATCGGTAAATTTTGTAACCGGGGTTACGATCCGCAGGAATAAATTCACCGGGAACAAGGGGGTCTATGTTCTGGGAGTCACCAGTTCTGCCGATATCGACAGCAATATCATTATCGGACAGGGTGGAAATACCATTGGCATTGGTTGCACATTAGGGGCAACGGTCAATGCACGGCATAACACTATTATCGGCCATCAAAGGGGCATAGAGCTTACCGGGACTAACAACATGGCGAAAAATAACATCGTCTACTCTACCGGTCCTTCGCCGATTATCGCGTATACCAAAGCAAATAATTATACCAATGTCGAGGGCGACCCCGCGCTCAATCTGTTCTACCGCCCGCAAACGCCCGCAGTGAAAGGGGCCGGTGTTTATCTTGGAGGAAAGGACTATTACGGTGGTGACTTTAGCAATCCCCCCAATATCGGAGCGGTGGATGAGCTATCGTTTGCCACGAAGTAA